One window from the genome of Treponema sp. OMZ 838 encodes:
- a CDS encoding Mbeg1-like protein, translating to MANLSDYVVWRGDLPFEVRPFNAVDALVLCQLSYLNFFDIVPAQFGGGITLREAARIYAADSTRGTPEEFGVLINPLTADLLKTAGETERFGSILLKGFVNEIDRSADKQFAAITALLPTGAACVVYRGTDDSIIGWKEDCLLSLSAPIPSHAAAADYLSAAAEAAVVCSTEKLYIAGHSKGGNLALYAAGTAAASIQERIERVFCFDGPGFAFDIEQRSGFQAIIPKISSFIPQSSVVGVLLSYLPHYTVIESAETNTFWQHDVFSWQIKRDEFVTYQQGRTKESYFAEKTMQEWLSHLTDTERKEFIETLFAVLFGTGAETLSELTANGLAHSLHILKELHTVDSDRRRELFAVIKAFFGAVYTHFPYP from the coding sequence ATGGCAAACCTTTCCGATTATGTAGTTTGGCGCGGCGATCTTCCCTTTGAGGTGCGTCCGTTCAATGCGGTAGACGCGCTGGTGCTGTGTCAACTTTCTTACCTTAACTTTTTCGATATTGTTCCAGCCCAATTTGGCGGCGGTATTACGCTGCGGGAAGCTGCCCGTATCTATGCCGCCGATTCTACGCGCGGAACCCCCGAAGAGTTCGGTGTGTTAATCAACCCGCTCACCGCTGATTTGCTCAAAACTGCTGGGGAAACGGAGCGCTTCGGTTCCATTCTTTTAAAAGGCTTTGTGAATGAGATTGACCGCAGTGCGGATAAGCAGTTTGCCGCAATTACAGCCCTGCTTCCAACGGGGGCTGCCTGTGTTGTCTATCGAGGTACGGATGACTCGATTATCGGATGGAAAGAAGACTGCCTTTTGAGCCTTTCCGCCCCCATCCCCTCTCATGCTGCAGCGGCGGATTATCTTTCGGCGGCTGCGGAAGCTGCCGTTGTGTGCAGCACCGAAAAGCTCTATATTGCGGGGCATTCTAAGGGCGGAAACCTTGCGCTCTATGCGGCTGGGACTGCCGCCGCTTCGATACAGGAGCGGATTGAGCGGGTGTTCTGCTTTGACGGTCCGGGCTTTGCCTTTGATATTGAACAGCGGAGCGGATTTCAAGCGATTATCCCTAAAATCTCTTCCTTTATTCCGCAGTCGTCTGTTGTCGGTGTGCTTTTATCCTATCTGCCGCATTATACCGTTATTGAAAGCGCCGAAACCAACACCTTCTGGCAGCATGATGTATTTTCTTGGCAAATTAAACGGGATGAGTTTGTAACCTATCAGCAAGGGCGGACAAAGGAAAGCTATTTTGCGGAAAAAACCATGCAAGAATGGCTTTCTCATCTTACCGATACCGAGCGGAAAGAATTTATCGAAACGTTGTTTGCCGTTCTGTTCGGCACCGGTGCGGAAACACTCAGTGAATTAACGGCTAACGGACTTGCTCATTCACTGCATATTTTAAAAGAGCTGCATACGGTAGATTCTGACCGGCGGCGAGAGCTGTTTGCCGTTATCAAGGCCTTTTTCGGAGCCGTTTACACGCATTTCCCCTATCCGTAA
- a CDS encoding ParB/RepB/Spo0J family partition protein — translation MPKSALGKGLDSLLSPDITDLYSNDATAQSSDVQPNHGQSAIGQTAGGQSDSGLSVMQQQGMTQGAAVQQAGTQNRADTVGSAPVELDPALLKPNPFQPRRTFNEESLQELAASIKEHGIIQPIIAEKNGDEYYIIAGERRTRAALLAGLTRVPVIFREFENSKKLEIALIENIQRENLNPIEEAKAYQEIMQLSNLSQEETAKRVGKSRPAVANAMRLLQLPDEMQTALEKGSITAGHARAILSLINPADQTLLFTRITEQSLSVREAEMQAAQLKNGSRAGQKNTAPQPVSRPEADDAQLAVKDIEQQFINALGTKVEIKGNLEKGIVHISYFSQADLDALYNKIAAK, via the coding sequence GTGCCTAAATCTGCACTGGGTAAAGGGCTCGATTCCTTGCTTTCTCCCGACATCACGGATTTGTACTCAAATGATGCTACTGCACAATCCTCGGATGTACAGCCAAATCACGGGCAATCTGCCATCGGGCAAACGGCGGGTGGCCAATCGGATAGCGGTTTGTCTGTAATGCAGCAGCAGGGTATGACGCAAGGGGCTGCTGTACAACAAGCCGGTACTCAAAATCGCGCCGATACGGTCGGTTCTGCTCCGGTTGAGCTTGACCCTGCGCTGTTAAAGCCTAATCCGTTTCAACCCCGCCGTACCTTTAACGAAGAGAGTTTGCAGGAGCTTGCCGCTTCCATCAAAGAACACGGGATTATTCAGCCGATTATCGCGGAAAAAAACGGCGATGAATACTATATTATTGCAGGAGAGCGGAGAACGAGGGCGGCGCTTTTAGCGGGGCTTACACGGGTTCCGGTTATCTTCCGTGAATTTGAAAACAGCAAAAAGCTTGAAATTGCACTTATCGAAAATATCCAGCGGGAAAACCTCAATCCGATTGAAGAGGCGAAGGCATATCAGGAGATTATGCAGCTGTCCAACCTCAGTCAGGAGGAAACCGCCAAGCGGGTAGGGAAGAGCAGGCCGGCGGTTGCCAATGCGATGCGGCTGTTACAGCTGCCCGACGAAATGCAGACGGCGCTGGAAAAAGGCTCCATCACCGCAGGTCATGCGCGGGCAATCCTCTCGCTTATTAATCCGGCGGATCAAACGCTGCTGTTTACCCGCATTACGGAGCAGTCGCTTTCGGTGCGTGAAGCGGAAATGCAGGCAGCTCAGTTGAAAAACGGTAGCCGCGCCGGACAGAAAAATACGGCACCGCAGCCGGTAAGCCGGCCGGAAGCGGATGATGCACAGCTTGCGGTCAAAGATATTGAGCAGCAATTTATCAATGCGCTGGGTACAAAAGTGGAAATTAAAGGCAACCTTGAAAAAGGCATCGTGCATATTTCGTACTTTTCGCAGGCGGATCTTGATGCGCTATATAATAAAATTGCCGCAAAATAG
- a CDS encoding ParA family protein: protein MGTSIVFVNQKGGVGKTTSAVNIGAYFAQAGKKTLLVDFDPQGNMSSGVGISKKQPSIYDAIAGKIPIQKTVRPTAVKDLYAIPADINLSGATIELVDQQSREFFLRDNLALLKEEYEYILIDCPPSLGILTLNGLAAADEVFIPLQCEYFALEGLTLLLQTVKRVQEKINPRLKIGGIFFTMYDSRTKLAQEVVQQVTAYFKDRVCSTIIPRNVRLSEAPSHGLPICKYDDSCIGARSYAKLAQEVLDRA from the coding sequence ATGGGGACAAGTATTGTTTTTGTTAATCAAAAAGGCGGGGTAGGGAAGACCACTTCAGCCGTCAATATCGGCGCATACTTTGCACAGGCAGGGAAAAAAACGCTGCTTGTAGATTTTGATCCGCAAGGAAATATGTCGTCGGGTGTCGGGATTTCCAAAAAGCAGCCGAGTATTTATGATGCAATTGCCGGAAAAATTCCTATCCAAAAAACGGTCAGACCGACGGCGGTTAAGGATTTGTATGCAATCCCCGCCGATATCAATTTATCGGGTGCGACCATCGAACTGGTTGATCAGCAATCCCGAGAATTTTTTCTCCGCGACAATCTTGCGCTCCTTAAAGAAGAATACGAATATATTTTAATTGATTGCCCTCCGTCATTGGGGATTTTAACGCTGAACGGACTCGCCGCTGCGGATGAGGTATTTATTCCGTTGCAGTGTGAGTATTTTGCGCTTGAGGGCTTAACGCTCCTTTTGCAAACCGTTAAAAGAGTACAGGAAAAAATCAATCCCCGCCTTAAAATCGGCGGTATCTTTTTCACGATGTACGATTCCCGCACAAAGCTCGCGCAGGAAGTCGTGCAGCAGGTTACGGCTTATTTTAAAGACCGCGTATGCAGTACGATTATCCCGCGTAATGTCCGCCTCTCCGAAGCGCCCTCCCACGGGCTTCCCATCTGCAAGTATGACGATTCTTGTATCGGCGCCCGCAGCTATGCAAAACTCGCTCAGGAGGTGCTTGACCGTGCCTAA
- the lon gene encoding endopeptidase La, translating to MTIFRAMDSDTSKTLDTPNAADTSTQQDAKAVIPIEELLPKKINLIPLNGRPIYPGIFTPLLINDADDIRSVEEAYGSTGFIGLSLLKNETEDPGASDVYQIGAAARIIKKINLPDGGINILISTLKRFKIRKVVNEKKPIVVAVQYLEDEEENTVEVKAMLRGLIGEMKELSENNPLFTEEMRLNIVNIDHPGKIADFTASILNIPKEDQQKILETINVRERMEKVFVHIKKEKELLDVQRKIQADLNTRIEKNQREYFLHEELKSIKKELGLSSDPKDADEEKFRKLIDSFHFEGEVKETIEAEFEKFKFLEPNSPEYIVGRNYLETALTLPWNPPEPEAYNIEEAKKVLDADHYGLEDVKKRIIEYLAVRKLKNDTKGSIVLLVGPPGVGKTSVGKSIARAMNKPFFRFSVGGMRDEAEIKGHRRTYIGAMPGKILQGLKIVKTKAPVFMIDEIDKMGQSYQGDPSSALLEVLDPEQNVSFRDHYLDLPFDLSHIVFILTANTLDGIPRPLLDRAEVIQLAGYIDSEKVEIAKNYLLPKSLEKNGLKKAQVKYSKQILLHIANGYAREAGVRNFEKNLDKLHRKIAVELVTGERDEKDVFAPDTAEIEKMLGKPIFRDDDIKYAKVPGTAIGLAWTSMGGDTLLIEALPNKGKGQFRLTGQMGNVMKESASIAWTWVRHFADAHGIASVKWFESHVIHLHIPEGATPKDGPSAGITMTVALLSLLSGKVIKPKLAMTGELSLTGQVLPIGGLKEKTIAARRNGIKEIIIPAANIRDLEKIPEHIKKGIQFHPVTRMEEVIQKAFPHTF from the coding sequence ATGACGATATTTAGAGCTATGGATTCAGATACTTCAAAGACTTTAGATACGCCGAACGCGGCAGATACGTCAACTCAACAAGACGCAAAGGCGGTTATTCCAATCGAAGAACTTTTGCCTAAAAAAATCAATCTTATTCCGCTGAACGGCCGGCCTATTTATCCGGGGATTTTTACCCCGCTTTTGATAAACGACGCCGATGATATCCGCTCTGTCGAAGAAGCGTACGGCAGCACCGGTTTTATCGGTCTTTCGCTGTTAAAAAACGAGACGGAAGATCCGGGAGCCTCTGATGTATATCAAATCGGAGCTGCTGCGCGAATTATCAAAAAAATCAACCTGCCTGACGGCGGTATCAATATTCTTATTTCAACCTTAAAGCGGTTCAAAATCCGCAAAGTTGTCAACGAGAAAAAACCGATTGTCGTAGCGGTTCAGTATCTCGAAGATGAAGAAGAAAATACGGTTGAGGTAAAGGCGATGCTGCGCGGGCTTATCGGAGAGATGAAAGAACTTTCCGAAAACAACCCGCTCTTTACGGAAGAGATGCGGCTCAACATTGTCAATATCGACCATCCGGGAAAGATTGCGGACTTTACTGCCAGCATTTTAAACATCCCGAAAGAGGATCAGCAAAAAATACTGGAAACGATCAACGTCCGTGAACGGATGGAAAAAGTTTTTGTTCATATCAAAAAAGAAAAAGAGTTGCTCGATGTCCAGCGGAAGATTCAGGCCGATCTGAATACGCGGATTGAAAAAAATCAGCGCGAATACTTTCTGCATGAAGAGCTCAAAAGCATCAAAAAAGAACTGGGCTTGAGCTCCGATCCGAAGGATGCCGATGAAGAGAAATTCCGCAAGCTGATCGACTCATTCCATTTTGAAGGTGAAGTAAAAGAGACGATAGAAGCTGAGTTTGAAAAATTCAAGTTCCTTGAACCGAATTCGCCTGAGTACATTGTCGGACGGAATTATCTTGAAACCGCGCTAACGCTCCCGTGGAATCCTCCCGAACCGGAAGCGTATAATATAGAAGAAGCGAAAAAAGTTTTGGACGCGGATCATTACGGGCTGGAGGATGTAAAGAAGCGGATTATCGAATACCTTGCGGTACGGAAGCTAAAAAACGATACGAAGGGCTCGATTGTTTTGCTGGTGGGACCGCCCGGTGTCGGTAAAACGAGTGTCGGCAAGTCGATTGCCCGTGCGATGAATAAACCGTTTTTCCGGTTCTCGGTGGGCGGTATGCGGGATGAGGCTGAAATTAAAGGTCACCGCAGAACGTACATCGGCGCGATGCCCGGCAAGATTTTGCAGGGATTAAAAATCGTGAAAACAAAGGCGCCGGTCTTTATGATTGACGAGATCGATAAGATGGGGCAAAGCTATCAGGGTGACCCTTCCAGCGCTTTGCTTGAAGTGCTCGACCCCGAACAGAATGTCTCGTTCCGCGACCACTACCTCGATCTGCCGTTTGACCTATCGCATATCGTATTTATTCTGACGGCGAACACGCTTGACGGTATTCCGCGTCCGCTGCTCGACCGCGCTGAAGTTATTCAACTCGCGGGTTATATCGATTCGGAAAAGGTAGAAATCGCAAAGAACTACCTGTTGCCGAAAAGCCTTGAGAAAAACGGCTTAAAGAAAGCGCAGGTAAAATATTCCAAGCAGATACTGCTGCATATTGCGAACGGCTATGCACGGGAGGCGGGGGTACGCAACTTTGAAAAGAACCTCGATAAGCTCCACCGGAAAATCGCCGTTGAGCTGGTTACCGGCGAGCGCGACGAAAAAGATGTGTTTGCGCCGGATACCGCCGAAATCGAAAAGATGCTCGGCAAACCCATTTTCCGCGACGATGACATCAAATACGCAAAGGTTCCCGGCACGGCGATCGGGCTTGCATGGACAAGCATGGGCGGCGATACCCTGCTGATAGAAGCCTTGCCGAATAAGGGCAAGGGGCAATTCCGCCTGACCGGTCAGATGGGCAATGTGATGAAGGAGTCTGCCTCGATTGCATGGACATGGGTGCGCCACTTTGCCGACGCACATGGTATTGCAAGCGTTAAGTGGTTTGAAAGCCACGTTATCCACCTGCACATTCCGGAAGGCGCAACACCCAAAGACGGCCCTTCCGCCGGCATCACGATGACTGTTGCACTGCTTTCGCTGTTGTCCGGTAAGGTGATTAAACCGAAGCTCGCTATGACGGGAGAGCTTTCGCTGACCGGTCAGGTACTCCCGATCGGCGGCTTAAAAGAAAAAACCATCGCCGCCCGCCGCAACGGTATCAAGGAGATTATCATCCCCGCCGCAAATATCCGCGACCTCGAAAAAATCCCCGAGCACATCAAGAAAGGCATTCAGTTCCATCCTGTTACAAGGATGGAGGAGGTTATTCAGAAGGCCTTCCCTCATACCTTTTGA
- a CDS encoding SLBB domain-containing protein, protein MKHKLFLTIILFFTATVSLLCAASNSDAEVEAKRLAQQAMANPDYRVLPGDIYQLGYTIGQTPVSYQIVVDSSGIIRVSNLGSVNTNGKTFITVKKQVETLVSQNYPLSVVQFVLTAPSTFTVTVRGEVSKTTEVKAWGLMRASQAITGLLTDFASSRYLSITGRSGKTIEYDLFQAIRFGDLSQDPYLSPGDVITIPRIKRRVTLSGAVERPGTYELAETETITDLITVYGSGYTAGANRTQVKITRTTNTEDGSTKFDSFFVALSEQSGGSEPLRHLDKVYIDTQKTLRPFVYLDIPLDVETRRTILADGQKSNTIGIPSSQTDASTINKDGDLKIVATTIPIPFNEGDDLISIVRERLPIFTKPWVDVTGAYIFRQGKQIPINLSPLLFDQSYHAVIPIEAEDRLIVPEIKQTVTVNGAVTSPGAYPYTPGRKVDFYIALAGGFDYQRNSGGAVVIRDVYGKKLDKDAIIGPNTIITAKSNAFMYNFNIYVPLITVTATILTIITSIITLTRR, encoded by the coding sequence ATGAAGCATAAGCTATTTCTAACGATAATTCTATTCTTTACAGCTACCGTATCCTTATTGTGCGCAGCTTCAAATTCTGATGCAGAAGTAGAGGCAAAACGACTTGCTCAACAAGCAATGGCGAATCCCGATTATCGGGTTTTGCCGGGGGATATATATCAACTTGGATATACGATTGGGCAAACGCCTGTGAGTTATCAGATTGTTGTGGATTCAAGCGGCATTATCCGTGTTTCTAATTTAGGTTCGGTAAATACAAACGGCAAGACCTTTATAACTGTTAAAAAGCAGGTTGAAACACTTGTTTCACAAAACTATCCGCTCAGTGTTGTTCAGTTTGTACTTACTGCTCCCAGTACTTTTACTGTAACGGTGAGGGGAGAAGTGAGTAAAACAACAGAAGTAAAAGCATGGGGGCTGATGCGGGCATCTCAAGCTATTACCGGCTTATTAACGGATTTTGCTTCAAGTCGTTATCTCTCTATTACGGGACGTTCAGGAAAAACAATTGAGTATGATCTTTTCCAGGCAATACGATTTGGCGATCTTTCCCAAGACCCATATTTATCACCCGGTGATGTTATTACGATTCCGCGTATAAAGCGGCGTGTTACTCTTTCCGGAGCTGTCGAGCGTCCCGGAACGTATGAATTGGCTGAAACAGAAACAATTACCGATCTTATTACCGTTTACGGCAGTGGATATACCGCCGGAGCCAATAGAACACAGGTTAAAATAACCCGTACAACAAACACAGAAGACGGAAGTACAAAGTTTGATTCTTTTTTTGTTGCGCTCAGTGAGCAATCAGGTGGAAGTGAACCTCTACGGCATTTAGACAAAGTATATATTGATACTCAAAAAACGCTTCGTCCGTTTGTGTATCTTGACATTCCGCTCGATGTTGAAACTCGACGTACAATTTTAGCAGATGGTCAAAAAAGTAATACAATTGGTATTCCTTCAAGCCAAACTGATGCAAGTACAATAAATAAAGATGGTGATCTTAAAATTGTTGCTACGACTATTCCTATTCCTTTTAATGAAGGTGACGATCTTATTTCAATCGTTCGCGAGCGGTTGCCGATATTCACTAAACCGTGGGTTGATGTTACAGGAGCATATATCTTTCGGCAAGGAAAACAGATACCGATAAATTTAAGTCCGCTGTTATTCGATCAATCCTATCATGCAGTTATTCCAATTGAGGCAGAAGACCGGCTGATTGTTCCGGAGATTAAACAAACCGTAACAGTGAACGGTGCTGTAACAAGTCCTGGCGCATATCCGTATACCCCCGGCCGTAAAGTTGACTTTTATATTGCGTTAGCGGGAGGTTTTGACTATCAGCGGAATTCCGGCGGAGCTGTCGTGATTAGAGATGTGTATGGTAAAAAACTTGACAAGGATGCGATTATCGGGCCGAATACGATTATTACGGCAAAAAGCAATGCCTTTATGTATAATTTCAATATCTATGTACCGCTGATTACGGTAACAGCAACGATTTTAACGATAATTACTTCTATCATTACCCTAACGAGGCGATAA
- a CDS encoding GNVR domain-containing protein: MEHDINNDSDEISLLDLAVVLWRWKWLIIGLTCMISVAVFTYVLIGKKMEPEKSFMPDVYTSIAFMRIENNSSASGGALASFLQQSNLGNLAGLGGSSGNTTQQLALYIAGSNAFLDTIAQELHIAEKYKVNKFIKTETRKIVKGLLKAKLDDKSRIFSLAATHIDPEFAQQAVLAAVDYYEKRFTELGLDTKVRTKENLEKSLKQSFDEIKRLEQKAGDLENKIAQSGGMRGSALAIEQIKREISVQERVYGQLKAQYELLKIEIEAETPVFQILDMPEVPEKKSGPSRAKICIIAFAAGLFLSIFLAFLLNAVQEIYRDPKVQTKFLRKKDKHHEA; this comes from the coding sequence GTGGAACATGATATAAATAACGATAGTGATGAAATATCTTTGCTGGATTTAGCCGTTGTATTGTGGCGATGGAAATGGCTGATTATTGGTTTAACCTGCATGATTTCGGTGGCTGTTTTTACCTATGTTCTTATTGGTAAAAAAATGGAGCCGGAAAAATCCTTTATGCCGGATGTATATACAAGCATAGCCTTTATGCGAATAGAAAACAACAGTAGTGCTTCCGGTGGTGCTTTAGCTTCTTTCTTACAACAAAGTAATTTAGGCAATTTAGCGGGGTTGGGGGGCAGCAGTGGAAATACTACACAGCAGTTGGCGCTCTATATTGCCGGCAGTAATGCGTTCCTCGATACTATTGCCCAAGAATTGCATATTGCCGAAAAATATAAAGTTAACAAGTTCATCAAAACCGAAACTCGGAAGATCGTAAAAGGTTTACTCAAGGCAAAACTGGACGATAAAAGCAGAATATTCTCATTAGCTGCTACCCACATCGATCCTGAGTTTGCACAACAAGCGGTCTTGGCTGCTGTTGACTATTATGAAAAACGCTTCACAGAGCTGGGACTTGATACAAAAGTGCGCACGAAAGAGAATTTAGAGAAAAGTTTGAAGCAATCATTTGATGAAATAAAACGTTTAGAGCAGAAAGCCGGCGATTTGGAAAATAAAATAGCTCAATCGGGTGGTATGCGAGGTTCGGCTCTTGCAATAGAACAAATTAAGCGTGAAATTTCTGTTCAAGAAAGAGTATACGGGCAGTTAAAAGCTCAATATGAACTTTTGAAAATAGAAATTGAGGCTGAAACTCCGGTTTTTCAAATATTGGATATGCCTGAAGTACCTGAAAAAAAATCTGGTCCGTCGCGAGCAAAAATATGCATCATTGCCTTTGCCGCAGGCCTCTTCTTATCAATCTTTCTTGCTTTCCTTTTGAATGCTGTGCAGGAGATATATCGCGACCCTAAAGTGCAGACAAAGTTCTTACGGAAAAAGGACAAGCATCATGAAGCATAA